The genomic window ATGAAAACGCCGTTTTAGATTAATTTAAACCAAATGCAAACGATacctttactaaaattatttccgAATTATGATTCTCGAGAAATCAGCTTCACTAGGATCATTTTCAAGGGGTTATTctaattttctcgaaaatattGTTTGATGCTTATATTCCTGGAGCCAGCGTATGTTTTCTGGAATTATttgttatgtttaaaaaattgctcAGGCGAAACTATTAAGTATCTGATGCTTATGAGCAacattcgaaaataaattttcaaaatgacatTGCATATTGcacaatatgttaaaaaaatgttgacgCAGTTAAGAGTGGCCAAATGGGTGATATCAAATGTCATATAAATTTccaatagtctaagatcccaattaggatcgaccttcacccatctgtttaccggatgaaagttattttttatgaaatataaaatgttaacaaatatccctgcaatgggttgcctaaaaaaatgtggtccagactacttttagtgaaaatatcaagagtaaaatttttagaaatttttcactgacttgcatatcttacgaattttgatctactcgaaagtaaaagccataaagaatatgcagcagctatgttgtctgccttttttcgttcactattatcgcatttatacaagttgaaaatagtaattacgtgcatctgttaattcattgactcgcatatctaaataaagataattttgttacaattacggtggcatatgattggccacaaaatattggtcaaaaataatgtttacaagctttccaagttttgatatttatattaaaaatggtctggaccatatttttaaaggcaacccgttacaggaatatttgttaatattttacatttcataaaaaataactttcattcggtaaacagatgggtgaaggtcgaccctaattcggatcttgtactacaAAGGCCATATAATCAATCAATTGGatcgaaataaattaaaaaatattctgcaACTTCTTTGGcactttaattaacaaaaaaatcattcttgaacataaaatatatcttgCAATTTTCATGAAGAGGTCGCATTTAATCGAgaatgttctttaaaaaaattgtatatgtcTTTTAGCTGAACCTGAGTTAAACCTAAACTCTTTAAGTGATCAAgctatgattttatttattgcttGTTGCATTGCtatagttgaattttaaaaaattatgatttttataggTCGATGGGAAAACAATTAAAGCTCAAATATGGGATACAGCTGGACAAGAACGTTACAGAGCTATAACATCAGCATATTATAGAGGTGCCGTTGGCGCATTACTTGTTTATGATATTGCCAAACATTTAACATACGAAAATGTTGAAAGATGGTTGCGTGAATTACGTGATCATGCcgatcaaaatattgtaatCATGCTTGTTGGTAATAAAAGTGATTTACGACATTTACGTGCTGTACCAACTGATGAAGCACGCGCCTTTGCCGAACGTAATGGTTTATCATTTATTGAAACATCTGCATTGGATTCAACTAATGTTGAGACTGCATTCCAGAATATACTCACGGAAATTTACCGAATTGTATCACAAAAACAAATTCGTGATCCACCTGAAGGTGATACAATTAGACCGCAAAATGTGGAGCCTATTGATGTGAAACCGACTATGTCCTCGGAAAGTGTTCGCAAGCAATGTTGCCAGTGACACGTTACGCTTCAGGTCCGTAATATTTGTGCTAGAGTTAATTCGTAAGATATTATCAAAACAGAAATCATTTTTCATCAATTCTAAATTATATTCTGAGCATTCTTTTTATTAACTGAATTGGTTTCTACGATCAGGCGTAAAAAACACTCgtgtagatatatattttaaataaggggaggatattgttttataagattttttcaaaactatttttgtttgaaatttagaaTTCGTGGATTTTTAACATACGCATTTTAATAGATAATCGTTTTAGTTACGTACCCAGAGTTTagcgattaaataattttaaggcattctatttataaaaaaggcctatttagttgaaaatttacaggCAAACAATTTAAGATCTATATAGTTgataatcaaaatattgattttgtactTGGTCCCTCAAAATTCTGAAaagcttttgatatttttataatgcatGTGGAACTTAAATCATTTAGTAAATTCACCACcagtgtttttttcaaaatgatttttaaatgcgtctaattattttgataatatctcAATGATAAATTTAGTGCATACTATTTGCATTATGTATgtatagtatataatatatatttatgttactGCCTGTGCCCGCGAATtggtaattaataatatttatacgaaaattcttttattaattattaaaattttagttatttagtATTGATTTATGCAAATTGATCCATTGTCGATATTGTTCCTTTCAGAGCCTTATAGTTTTTTGctgataaaaattcattaatttattagttaCCACTAATATGATTTTTCggaaaagcttaaaaatatttccaaataaaaatagacCACATAACGaaactaattattataacaccaaataaatttacttaaaaaaatttaaatttctaaatacatttttgttttgtctatcaaatttatcaaaaatgtatGTGTGCCTTGTGGAAATTGCTTCTTAGAGCTGATGTAGGTATCTATAAAATTATCggggtttataaattttttgctattttcaaaagttattttaatgcaTCCAAACTACACAACACATTgacaaagttttttgttttttatcaatttgttttaGGGACTCAGTTAACTTAAAACTTATACAGTTTTTCTTGACTTtcgagaataaaaatataattaaagtggGTCCAAATACTTTGGCTGTTACATTGTGTTAAATTACTGTCGAATCATTTCGTTCAGTACAAACATCGTAAGCTGctcactttttaataaaaattcacatcgtttttattttttttttgattataaatttctgattttttttaatagaatatacCATTTTGGAAATTCTATTGTGTCTAAAACTGGATCATAAATACCTAACATACTTATCAATCAGAGGTCAGCAATATTCAAattcagttttaatttaatctagTTACGAATAGATAAAGTAAATTTAACACCAATTTCAGCGCAGTAGATTCGAGTTAATAGACGTCACTTTTTTGGGTATGAGTTAAGTGTCTGAGTAATTTAGCTAAGGTATCGATGGAGTAGTGAATCAGGTAATTTGCttatttaattgttcttttatgtGAATAATACTATAGCCTTAAGTGTTTCGATACAAAATCGTAACTATACCTTATCGGAGTTTATCTTGATTATATTATCTATcagaaaactaaatttattgacCAGTCACGATTACTTATGACGACGACTTCAGCTTGATCTCAGAATACGCTTCTGTCTGATTACCATGCTA from Chrysoperla carnea chromosome 2, inChrCarn1.1, whole genome shotgun sequence includes these protein-coding regions:
- the LOC123293916 gene encoding ras-related protein Rab-11A — protein: MGTRDDEYDYLFKVVLIGDSGVGKSNLLSRFTRNEFNLESKSTIGVEFATRSIQVDGKTIKAQIWDTAGQERYRAITSAYYRGAVGALLVYDIAKHLTYENVERWLRELRDHADQNIVIMLVGNKSDLRHLRAVPTDEARAFAERNGLSFIETSALDSTNVETAFQNILTEIYRIVSQKQIRDPPEGDTIRPQNVEPIDVKPTMSSESVRKQCCQ